A stretch of Gopherus evgoodei ecotype Sinaloan lineage chromosome 12, rGopEvg1_v1.p, whole genome shotgun sequence DNA encodes these proteins:
- the TSHZ3 gene encoding teashirt homolog 3 yields the protein MPRRKQQAPRRAAAYVSDELKAAALVEEDMEPDENAIDGEPSAKYVCPEKDYSKNCQSYQNSPAAEFSSHEMDSESHISETSDRMADFESSSIKNEEESKEVAIPLEDSAVSDSLEQMKAVYNNFLSNSYWSNLNLNLHQPTSEKNNGSSSSSSSSSSSCGSGSFDWHQTAMAKTLQQVSQSRILPEPSLFSTVQLYRQSSKLYGSIFTGASKFRCKDCSAAYDTLVELTVHMNETGHYRDDNHETDNNNPKRWSKPRKRSLLEMEGKEDAQKVLKCMYCGHSFESLQDLSVHMIKTKHYQKVPLKEPVTPVAAKIIPATRKKASLELELPSSPDSTGGTPKATISDTNDALQKNANPYITPNNRYGHQNGASYAWHFEARKSQILKCMECGSSHDTLQELTAHMMVTGHFIKVTNSAMKKGKPIIEAPVTPTITALLDEKVQSVPLAATTFTSPSNTPSSVSPKLNVEVKKEVDKERGIADDKMKEKEKSNEDDEKFDISSKYHYLTENDLEESPKGGLDILKSLENTVTSAINKAQNGTPSWGGYPSIHAAYQLPNMMKLSLGSSGKSTPLKSMFGNNEIVSPTKNQPLLSPPSSQTSPVPKTNFHAMEELVKKVTEKVIKVEEKMKEPEGKLSPVKRATPSPCSSELSEPLKMDASSDGGFKSQQNSPVPQRDSCKDSPTMEPVENGKEPVKLIASTLSSSTAIITDHPPEQPFVNPLSALQSVMNIHLGKAAKPSLPALDPMSMLFKMSNSLAEKAAVATPPLQCKKTDHLDRYFYHVSNDQPIDLTKGKSDKSCSLGSALLSSTSTSSASSSSTVTTAKTSAVVSFMSNSPLRENALSDISDMLKNLTESHTSKSSTPSSISEKSDVDGTTIEEPEETTPAQKRKGRQSNWNPQHLLILQAQFAASLRQTSEGKYIMSDLSPQERMHISRFTGLSMTTISHWLANVKYQLRRTGGTKFLKNLDTGHPVFFCNDCASQIRTPSTYISHLESHLGFRLRDLSKLSNEQINNQIAQTKSPSEKLVTSSPEEEIGTSYQCKLCNRTFASKHAVKLHLSKTHGKSPEDHLLYVSELEKQ from the coding sequence CCTATGTTTCAGATGAACTGAAGGCCGCAGCACTCgtggaggaagacatggaacCTGATGAAAATGCAATTGATGGGGAACCTTCAGCAAAATACGTGTGCCCAGAAAAAGACTACAGTAAGAACTGCCAGAGCTACCAAAACTCTCCAGCTGCTGAATTTTCCAGCCATGAAATGGACAGTGAGTCACACATCAGTGAGACAAGTGACCGCATGGCAGATTTTGAAAGCAGCTCTATCAAAAACGAGGAAGAGAGCAAGGAAGTTGCAATACCACTTGAAGATTCTGCTGTATCTGATAGTTTAGAACAAATGAAAGCTGTATATAATAACTTCCTTTCCAATTCCTACTGGTCCAATCTCAATTTGAATCTCCACCAGCCGACTTCAGAAAAAAACAAcggtagcagcagcagtagcagcagcagcagcagcagctgtggaagTGGTAGCTTTGACTGGCATCAGACTGCTATGGCAAAGACACTGCAGCAAGTTTCTCAGAGCAGAATTCTTCCTGAACCAAGTCTTTTTAGCACAGTTCAGTTGTACAGACAAAGCAGTAAGCTTTATGGCTCTATATTTACTGGAGCCAGTAAATTCCGTTGTAAAGACTGCAGTGCTGCCTATGACACTTTAGTAGAATTAACAGTGCACATGAATGAAACAGGACATTATCGAGATGACAACCATGAAACTGATAACAATAACCCTAAAAGATGGTCCAAACCGCGTAAACGTTCTTTGCTTGAAATGGAAGGGAAAGAAGATGCCCAGAAAGTATTGAAGTGTATGTACTGTGGCCATTCATTTGAATCTCTTCAGGACTTGAGTGTTCATatgatcaaaacaaaacactaccaAAAAGTGCCTCTGAAGGAACCTGTTACACCTGTAGCAGCAAAAATTATCCCAGCTACTAGAAAAAAAGCGTCACTGGAGCTTGAACTTCCAAGTTCTCCAGATTCCACAGGTGGGACACCAAAAGCAACAATCTCGGACACCAACGACGCGCTACAGAAGAATGCAAATCCTTACATTACGCCAAATAATCGTTACGGTCACCAGAATGGTGCCAGCTATGCTTGGCATTTTGAGGCAAGGAAATCACAAATTCTCAAATGCATGGAGTGTGGAAGTTCCCATGATACTTTGCAGGAACTCACTGCCCACATGATGGTGACAGGACATTTTATAAAAGTCACTAACTCTGCCATGAAGAAAGGGAAGCCAATTATAGAAGCCCCAGTGACGCCAACAATAACAGCTCTACTAGACGAAAAAGTACAGTCTGTGCCACTCGCAGCCACCACTTTTACATCTCCCTCCAACACGCCTTCTAGTGTCTCCCCAAAATTGAATGTTGAAgtaaaaaaagaagtagataaagAGAGAGGGATTGCTGATgataaaatgaaagagaaagagaagtcaAATGAAGATGATGAAAAGTTTGATATCTCCTCAAAATATCATTATTTGACTgaaaatgacctggaagaaagtCCTAAAGGGGGGCTAGATATTTTAAAGTCTTTAGAAAACACAGTAACATCAGCTATAAACAAAGCCCAGAATGGTACACCAAGCTGGGGTGGCTACCCCAGTATTCATGCTGCCTACCAGCTACCTAATATGATGAAGCTGTCGTTGGGTTCATCGGGAAAAAGTACACCCTTAAAATCTATGTTTGGAAACAATGAAATAGTGTCGCCGACTAAAAACCAGCCCTTACTGTCACCACCAAGCAGTCAAACCTCCCCTGTGCCAAAAACGAACTTTCATGCCATGGAAGAATTGGTAAAGAAAGTCACTGAGAAAGTGATTAAAGTTGAGGAAAAAATGAAAGAACCTGAAGGAAAACTTTCTCCAGTGAAACGCGCGACACCTTCGCCATGCAGCAGCGAACTCAGTGAACCCCTCAAAATGGATGCCTCCAGTGATGGTGGTTTTAAAAGCCAACAGAACAGCCCAGTTCCTCAGAGGGATAGTTGCAAGGATAGTCCAACTATGGAACCAGTGGAAAATGGTAAAGAGCCTGTAAAGTTAATTGCAAGTACATtaagcagcagcacagctattaTTACAGATCATCCTCCTGAACAACCATTTGTAAATCCATTAAGTGCACTGCAGTCTGTCATGAATATTCAtcttggaaaagcagcaaagccaTCTTTGCCTGCTCTAGATCCAATGAGCATGCTTTTTAAAATGAGCAACAGTTTGGCAGAAAAGGCTGCGGTGGCCACCCCACCTTTGCAGTGCAAAAAAACAGACCACTTAGACCGTTATTTTTATCATGTCAGCAATGACCAACCCATAGATTTGACGAAAGGCAAGAGTGACAAAAGCTGCTCTTTGGGTTCAGCGCTTTTGTCATCCACATCAACATCTTCTGCATCTTCTTCATCTACAGTGACAACAGCAAAGACATCTGCAGTCGTGTCATTCATGTCAAACTCGCCGCTACGCGAGAATGCCTTGTCAGATATATCCGATATGCTGAAGAACCTGACAGAAAGTCACACATCAAAATCTTCcacaccttccagcatatctgAGAAATCTGACGTTGATGGTACCACAATAGAGGAACCAGAAGAGACGACACCAGCTCAGAAAAGGAAGGGACGTCAGTCTAACTGGAACCCTCAGCACTTGCTCATTCTGCAGGCCCAGTTTGCAGCCAGTTTACGACAGACATCAGAGGGAAAATACATTATGTCAGACTTGAGCCCTCAAGAAAGGATGCACATTTCAAGGTTTACGGGACTCTCAATGACCACAATTAGCCATTGGCTAGCCAATGTGAAATACCAGCTCCGAAGGACGGGAGGAACTAAGTTCCTTAAAAATTTGGACACTGGGCATCCAGTGTTCTTTTGTAATGACTGTGCTTCACAGATCAGAACTCCTTCAACTTATATCAGTCACCTTGAGTCACATCTAGGTTTCAGGTTAAGAGACCTGTCCAAACTGTCCAATGAACAGATTAACAATCAGATAGCACAAACAAAGTCACCATCTGAAAAACTGGTGACATCATCCCCAGAGGAAGAAATTGGAACTTCCTATCAGTGTAAACTTTGTAACAGGACTTTTGCAAGCAAGCATGCTGTGAAACTTCATCTTAGTAAAACACACGGGAAGTCACCAGAGGATCATCTTCTGTATGTTTCGGAGTTAGAGAAGCAGTAG